The following nucleotide sequence is from Paracrocinitomix mangrovi.
AAAGGGTTAGCAAGATCAGAGCAAAATGGATACTTTATACCATGCTAGGTCTTAGTATTCCATTTATCATCTCAGATGTTTTAAAGTATTTCAACCTACTAGATTTAGAGGAACTATTGATTCCCGTATGTGTTGCCATTGGAAGTATTTTCCTTGGAATTTTTCAATCTAAACTTTTAGCCGACTATAAAATCAATGCTGTTTTTTGGATAGGAATCTCTTTTATTTCCTGGGTATTAATCTCTTTGGCCGTTATAAGTGTTGCCTATACCCAATTAATTTCGGATAATGTTTGGTTTGGTTTTACCGTCAACCTAATTTTACTGCTAAGTGGTGGAATAATTTTAGGAGTAATTACCGGAATTCACCTAAAAAAACACATGACTATTACTTAGTGTTCTTCATGATGATCATGCTCTTCGTCTTCACTTTCACCGGTTCTTAAACTTTGAAAGAAATCATTTAAAGTAGCCTTCTCTTCATCACTTAAATTGGCATCAGAGTGCATACATGTGTAAGAATTTAATGGCATCTCGCCTTCTTCTACTTCTTCAATACATTCTTCTAATTTATGATCTGCCTTTTTTAATGGATAAGATGCCCAAACAGAAAAGTTCAAATGTTCTTTGCCTTCATCTACATGATGTTTTACCCACCATGAAACCGGTGCAATTTGTGAATACCAGGGATATTTGGTCTGATCTGAATGACAATCATAACAAGCACTTTGCATTATTACAGATACATTTTCAGGAGCATTGGTCACATTTAAAAAATCTTGTGTCGGATCAACCGGTTTGGTAGAAGTATCAATTCTAAAAAATTGAATGATTACAAATACAGCTAATAAACCTATGAGAATTTTCTTTTTCATCTTTCAGTGATTTATACAAATGTAAAATTTGCGCTTCAAATAATTACTTTATTCTCTTGAACAATCCTATCGTACTTGTATGATTTGTCAATTTGTTTTTCAAACTATATTTGCCAGATGAAAAATTCCCTTTTAATCGCAAGTTTGTTTGCCTGCCTTTTTTCATATGGGCAAGAACAAAAAACCAAAGAATTTGGAATTGATTTACATGGAGGAACATTTGGTCTCTTTAATGTAAATGATGTTTTTACCAAAGCAGATTACACATTTGGAGGTAGTTTATATGCAGATTTTGGACTTCATCAAAACTTTACTGTCGGAGCAGAACAGATGTTCATGTGGGGAAAACCTAAAACAGCAGATGGAAACCGCATGATCATGAACACAAATGCAAGGTTCAAATTAAGATTTCAAACTTTTGAAAAGATCCATTTCAACATCCTTGTAGCCGGAGGTTTTTCATTTTGGCCATCAAGCACTGCTACCGCTTATTTAACTCCAACTTTAAATGACACTCGACTTGGGTGGGATTTTAGAGCTGCAGCTTCTGCTGATTTTTTACTGAGCGAAAAATTTTCATTAATGGCTAGCTTTGGTTATCTCGCATCAAGTAGTACCAGTGATGACATTGTTTGGATTACTCATGATTCAATGCTCATCAGTTTTGGGCCTAAACTGAAGTTTTAAAACTGTGAATTGATTGTAAAATAGCATTGGCCATATAGGATATAGATTTTGCCACTTGATCCGCGGGTTCTTTAAATCCGCCCAATACCCAATCTTCCAATACAGCCAATGAACCACCTTCACTGAATTTATAAAACTGTTGAATTATTTCAATATCCTGACCGGATGCAGTCATAAGAGTGGCAGGTGTTTCAAGTTCCTTATAATGATTTAGAAACTTGTTAAAAACCTTCATTTCATCTCTATTTAAAAATATAATCTCACTGATTTTTTTGTTGTCTTTTAAAAATTGACAAGCTTTTTGAAACACTTTTTCAATATCTCTTTCTCCTGATAACGTAATCAGTAACTTTTCAAATATTTCATTCTCTATCTCAACAATTAAATCATGTGTATTGTCATAATGACTGTAGAAAGTATTTCTGTTGATGTCAGCTTTTTTACAAACTTCAGTTATGGTTATTTTATCCAATGTCTTTTTCCTTAACAAATCCAACATAGCTTCTTTTAACACCATTTTAGTGTACTTAACTCTCCTATCTTCCTTGTTACTTTCTTTCATTCTCAGATAATTTTATCGAACAATTTTCAAAACAATTGTCTATTAACTTACAACTGTGTTCAAAAGTGATTTTCAAATCAACTAATAAATTCCTTCTTTTATGGAGTGTAATATAACACACTTTGCATTTTATCGAACACCTTGTAGAATAATTCTCAGAATGAACCCTTCAAAAAATCAAACAACAGCTATCATACTCCGTTTCAATTTATTAAGATTTATAGCATTAATCTTTCTATTGTTGTTGCCATTTATCGTACTTCCACAAAAAAAGAATATCGTTTATACAAGTGGAAAAGGTGATCCACATAAAAGTTTTGAAGAGGAATTTTTATCTCATAAAAAATGTAGTGAGTGGTGGTATGTTACAGGATATCTAGAAGATCAAAATAAACAACTTTATACTTTTCAATTTACACTTGCCAATATCAATGTAAAAGGAATAAAAATTCACATGATCTTAATCTCTATAACGGATTTACAAAATGGAGAGCATTATTACTTTCAGGATCACGTTTCAAGAGGAAAACACATAGTTACTACCCAAAATGAAACAACTTATGGCACATTAGCCGGAATCAAATATGCGGCAAATGATAAAAGCAGTTTTGGAAAAATGAACCTATCTATCAAAAAAGACAGTCTGGCATTAGATCTTCAAATGGAAGCTCAAAAATCACCTGTTTGGCATTGTGATAATGGTAAATTACAAATGGGAATATTAGATGATCCTAAACAATACACCTATTACTTTTCATTAACTAATATTTTAGCTGAAGGGAAGTTAACTTTAAATGGAAAAGAGCTCACAGTAACAGGAAAGGCATGGTTTGATAAACAAGGTGGACCTTACACTATTACCAATCCGAGAACAAACTGGGAATGGTTTTCTTTTAGGTTCTTTGACAATGAAGAAATCATGTTATTTTACTTTCCTAAGGATGAACATCATGATTGTACTTATATCAAAGAAAATGGTACTTATGAACGACTTCAAAATTTTAATGTAATTCCCTTAGACACTATTACCGAACCGTCTACTGACTATATTTTTACATATGGTTGGAAGGTAAAAATCCCAGGATATAAGGATGAAAACTACACTTTAAAACCAAAGGTTGATGGTCAATTCAACGTATTCTTTTATGAATTAATAGCAGATGTATACAATAGCAAGAACGAAATTGTTGGCTATTGTTATGTTGAATTATTGCCTGGTGCAAGAAATAAAAAACTGAAAAATAACCTTGTTTTTAAATAAAGAAATGACAGAAAAAGAAATAGTTAAATACAAATCGTATCCGGGACCTTCAGTATTCTCAGCTTTTAAAGGATTAACTAAACACGGATTTCTGGATTATATTGATGAAGCCTGGAAAACTTATGGTGACACTTTTGAACTTAATCTAGGGATCAGGTCATTGATATTTGCCATTCATCCTGATGCGGTTCAACAAATAAATGTTACTCACGGTAAAAAGTTTGATAAAGTAAAGAGCTACAATGTTGTCAGAAAGTATTTAACCGGAGAAGGATTAGTTGCCAGCACAGGTGATTTGTGGAAAAGACAAAGAAAATTAATGGCTCCTTTTTTTACTCCAAAAGGCGTTCAGGAGTATGCTGAAATAATGATCAAAGATTCTCTTGAAATTGCCGAACGTTGGGAACAGTTTTCATCAACAGGACAAGAGGTAGATATTGAAGAAGAAATGATGAGAGTTACTGCTTCAATTATCCTTAAATCAATGTTCAGTTCTGAAATGGACGAAGAAACTTTGGCCATGAAAGATGCAGTAGCCATAATGATCAAATATGCTACCTCTCAGGAACAGGGCATCCATCCTCCTGATTGGGTTCCAACTAAAAGGAACAAAACCTACTTTGAAGCAAAAAACAAAGTTCATCATTACATCAAAAAACTTATTGATCACAGAAAAAGTATCTCAGAAGATCAATGGCCCAACGATTTGTTGTCAAAATTAATGAAGGTGAAAGATGAAGAAACAGGTGAATTGATGTCTGAAAATCTATTGAGAGATGAATCAATCACTACATTCTTTGCAGGACACGAAACTACTGCCAAAACTATGAGTGCTACCTGGTATGCTTTGGCTACTAATGAAGAAGCAACTACAAAACTGCATCAGGAACTTGATAGAGAATTAGGAGACAAAATTCCAACTTTAGATGACTTACACCGACTTCCGTATACACTTCAGGTAGTAAAAGAAGTTTTAAGATTATACCCGGCTGCTCCATTTTATGTTAGAGATGCAGTGGAAGATGATGAATACAATGGCTATCAAATTAAAAAAGGAACCGCAGTAATGTTATCTCCTTACTTCACACACAGGCATCCTGACTTTTGGGAAAACCCAAATAAATTTGATCCTGACAGATGGACTCCGGAAAAAGAAAAAGAGCGTCATCCTTATGCTTATCATCCATTTGCTACAGGAAAACGAATCTGTATTGGAAATAATTTTTCTCTTTTAGAATCTCATATTCTACTTGCCATACTTGCACAAAAGTTTAATCCAAAATTGAAACCTAATGCAAAAGTGACCTGGGAAATGCATGGTACTTTAGGAACTAAGGAGTCAATACAAATGAAGATTGAAAAGAGACAAAAAAATTAATTTGCCAAATTTTACAACAGTTAAGTTGCTTCTTGTTCATCATTTAACATTTATACTGACCTAAATCGATTGAGTAAAACTTAGTTTAATCCTCCTATACACTTGTTTATCTGTTATTTAGCTGACTTGCTTTAGATCATTTTTACAATCTGGAAATATCCACATAACCGACTTGGGTAAAAAGACCTATTTGTCAAGAAAAATAGGCGTTGTAATTTTGCCGCGCAAAACTGTACCCGAACAAATTAATTATGATTAATATGTTTAGAGAACAGATGGAAATTTACGGTGTATCACTTCAAAAAATCGCCAATGATACCCTTGAAAGTAAATATGAAAAAGGTGTAAAACTAACCAAGAAAATGGCCGAGGAAATTGACAATGTTCAATTGAGT
It contains:
- a CDS encoding heme-binding domain-containing protein, with translation MKKKILIGLLAVFVIIQFFRIDTSTKPVDPTQDFLNVTNAPENVSVIMQSACYDCHSDQTKYPWYSQIAPVSWWVKHHVDEGKEHLNFSVWASYPLKKADHKLEECIEEVEEGEMPLNSYTCMHSDANLSDEEKATLNDFFQSLRTGESEDEEHDHHEEH
- a CDS encoding TetR/AcrR family transcriptional regulator; this encodes MKESNKEDRRVKYTKMVLKEAMLDLLRKKTLDKITITEVCKKADINRNTFYSHYDNTHDLIVEIENEIFEKLLITLSGERDIEKVFQKACQFLKDNKKISEIIFLNRDEMKVFNKFLNHYKELETPATLMTASGQDIEIIQQFYKFSEGGSLAVLEDWVLGGFKEPADQVAKSISYMANAILQSIHSFKTSV
- a CDS encoding carotenoid 1,2-hydratase; the protein is MNPSKNQTTAIILRFNLLRFIALIFLLLLPFIVLPQKKNIVYTSGKGDPHKSFEEEFLSHKKCSEWWYVTGYLEDQNKQLYTFQFTLANINVKGIKIHMILISITDLQNGEHYYFQDHVSRGKHIVTTQNETTYGTLAGIKYAANDKSSFGKMNLSIKKDSLALDLQMEAQKSPVWHCDNGKLQMGILDDPKQYTYYFSLTNILAEGKLTLNGKELTVTGKAWFDKQGGPYTITNPRTNWEWFSFRFFDNEEIMLFYFPKDEHHDCTYIKENGTYERLQNFNVIPLDTITEPSTDYIFTYGWKVKIPGYKDENYTLKPKVDGQFNVFFYELIADVYNSKNEIVGYCYVELLPGARNKKLKNNLVFK
- a CDS encoding cytochrome P450, with protein sequence MTEKEIVKYKSYPGPSVFSAFKGLTKHGFLDYIDEAWKTYGDTFELNLGIRSLIFAIHPDAVQQINVTHGKKFDKVKSYNVVRKYLTGEGLVASTGDLWKRQRKLMAPFFTPKGVQEYAEIMIKDSLEIAERWEQFSSTGQEVDIEEEMMRVTASIILKSMFSSEMDEETLAMKDAVAIMIKYATSQEQGIHPPDWVPTKRNKTYFEAKNKVHHYIKKLIDHRKSISEDQWPNDLLSKLMKVKDEETGELMSENLLRDESITTFFAGHETTAKTMSATWYALATNEEATTKLHQELDRELGDKIPTLDDLHRLPYTLQVVKEVLRLYPAAPFYVRDAVEDDEYNGYQIKKGTAVMLSPYFTHRHPDFWENPNKFDPDRWTPEKEKERHPYAYHPFATGKRICIGNNFSLLESHILLAILAQKFNPKLKPNAKVTWEMHGTLGTKESIQMKIEKRQKN